DNA from Asticcacaulis sp. ZE23SCel15:
CCCATCAGCGGCAGTTTTCATAAACCGCGCCAGCATGGCCGGTGACAGCCAGGCATTGAAAACATCCTGACGAGGGGCCGCGATTTTGCGGCTGATGGTCAGTTCCAGATCATTCATCGTCGCTCTCCTTTATAACCAGCAGGTCGTCCAGCGCCGCCAGACGTAAATCCCAGATAGACTTAAGTTGCGCAAACCACGCTTCGGTCTGGCGCAAGGGTTCAAGATTGGCCGCGATATAGTGCTCACGCCCAACCGTCTTTCGGGTGACAAGGCCCGCCTCCTCCAGCACCTTGATGTGCTTGGAAACCGAGTTCAGTGACATCTCAAAATGCACCGCCAGACCCGTGACCCGCAGCGCGCCTTCTTGAACCAAAAGGGTCAGGATGTGCCGCCGCGTGGTATCGCCCGCCGCCTTGAGAATTTTAGATAGCTCAACATCATTCATATATTCACCCATAAGGATGAATATCTAATCTTAGCGGGATAGTCAACCATTTGGGTGAATATTTTCCTCCGCGACCTCGCCCGCCCTAACAACTTGTTGTGCGCCTAAACACAAGACCGAACACAGCCTGAGATTTAGGCTCTACCTCACGATGGCATCCGCCTGAGCCGAGGACTCTCAGGGGCGCTGCCACGAAACGACCGAACACGAGGTGTTCACCATGGCTTTGAAACTTCCTTCCCGCGACCTTATCGCCTCATTTGACTCGTCCGACATCGATCTGGCGGATGCGCAGACCTTGCCGCCCGAATGTTACACGGACGCGGGTTTCTATGAGTTTGAAAAAGAGGCGCTCTATTATCACGAATGGCTGTGCGCTGGCCGCGAAAGCTGGGTGAAAAACCCTGGCGACTATTTCACCAC
Protein-coding regions in this window:
- a CDS encoding helix-turn-helix transcriptional regulator, which produces MNDVELSKILKAAGDTTRRHILTLLVQEGALRVTGLAVHFEMSLNSVSKHIKVLEEAGLVTRKTVGREHYIAANLEPLRQTEAWFAQLKSIWDLRLAALDDLLVIKESDDE